In the genome of Gadus chalcogrammus isolate NIFS_2021 chromosome 21, NIFS_Gcha_1.0, whole genome shotgun sequence, one region contains:
- the LOC130374212 gene encoding kunitz-type protease inhibitor 1-like, translating into MWLRIGLMSAVLIQTLHMINAQDCPDKFLNGKKDFVVDLQASVERGAELIASSQVTKAEDCMETCCLLPQCNVVLVDERSSGRSTCSLFNCLYKKGYACRFVGKKGFSSFVLDSVYQQHLDAPEAEGQSAGPVAVAGRNVVVRPGEEVTLRGVESRAPEDATITSYRWSIKKGNPSVGMTPTGDQLRVSNLVAGTYVFTLHVTDSKGDSDDATVSIQVLNQEESDMYCLVAKEVGLCRASFPRWHYNAATARCEEFVYGGCKGNNNNFLTEPECGKACANVKAPTGRSVTLPGKEDCTAPCGDEEFECASGCCIDRSQECDGQAQCTDGSDESRCAQLNETFSSLLEVSFADHLAFCTEPPKVGPCYENQSAWYYNPIQQQCHPFIYSGCQGNDNHFESKDECEKSCHGVTRSALFATGRFEELEGSDSGSIAIAIVLAVSILALLAVLAFFFLKGHKKGAHQPVATAPPLSGEGGEDDTVVYRSTTKPV; encoded by the exons ATGTGGCTCCGCATTGGACTGATGTCGGCGGTGTTGATCCAAACCCTGCACATGATCAACGCACAAGACTGTCCCGACAAGTTCCTAAACGGCAAGAAAGACTTTGTTGTCGACCTTCAAGCTTCTGTGGAAAGGGGCGCTGAGCTCATCGCTTCTTCGCAGGTTACCAAAGCCGAGGACTGTATGGAAACTTGTTGCCTGCTTCCCCAGTGTAATGTAGTGCTGGTGGATGAGAGGAGCTCGGGCCGCAGCACCTGCTCCCTCTTCAACTGCCTCTACAAGAAGGGCTATGCCTGCAGGTTCGTCGGAAAGAAAGGCTTCAGTAGTTTTGTTCTCGACTCCGTCTACCAGCAGCACCTGGATGCGCCCGAGGCCGAAG GGCAGAGTGCGGGCCCCGTGGCAGTGGCGGGCCGCAACGTAGTGGTCCGGCCGGGGGAAGAGGTCACACTGAGGGGCGTGGAGAGCCGGGCCCCGGAGGACGCCACCATCACCAGCTACAGGTGGAGCATCAAGAAGGGGAACCCCTCCGTGGGGATGACg CCCACTGGTGACCAGCTGCGGGTGTCCAACCTGGTCGCCGGGACCTACGTCTTCACGCTGCATGTCACCGACTCCAAAGGCGATTCAGACGACGCCACGGTCAGCATCCAGGTCCTGAACCAGGAAGAGTCTGACA TGTACTGCCTGGTGGCGAAGGAGGTGGGACTGTGTCGCGCAAGTTTCCCTCGCTGGCACTACAACGCCGCCACGGCCCGCTGTGAGGAGTTTGTCTATGGGGGATGCAAAGGAAACAATAACAACTTCCTGACTGAGCCGGAGTGTGGTAAAGCCTGCGCCAACGTCAAAG CACCCACTGGAAGATCTGTTACTCTGCCAGGCAAGG AGGACTGCACCGCCCCGTGTGGGGACGAAGAGTTTGAGTGTGCGAGTGGCTGCTGCATCGACCGATCGCAGGAGTGTGACGGCCAGGCGCAGTGCACCGACGGATCGGACGAGTCCCGCTGCGCCCAGC TCAATGAGACGTTCTCCAGTCTTCTGGAAGTGAGTTTTGCCGACCACCTGG CATTCTGCACCGAGCCGCCCAAAGTAGGTCCTTGCTATGAGAACCAGTCGGCCTGGTACTACAACCCCATCCAGCAGCAGTGTCACCCCTTCATCTACAGCGGTTGCCAAGGCAACGACAACCACTTTGAGTCGAAGGACGAATGCGAGAAAAGCTGCCATGGAGTGACAA GGTCGGCCCTCTTCGCCACGGGAAGGTTTGAGGAGCTGGAGGGGAGTGATTCAG GCTCCATCGCCATAGCCATTGTGCTGGCGGTGTCCATTTTGGCGCTGCTGGCGGTGCTGGCCTTTTTCTTCCTGAAAGGACATAAGAAGGGCGCCCACCAGCCAGTCGCCACAGCGCCTCCACTGTCCGGCGAAGGTGGCGAAGATGACACTGTGGTGTACCGCAGTACCACCAAACCTGTTTGA